A section of the Solitalea canadensis DSM 3403 genome encodes:
- the eno gene encoding phosphopyruvate hydratase: MSLILDVKARQILDSRGNPTVEVDVITENGVVGRAAVPSGASTGMHEAVELRDNDKNVYMGKGVTKAVANVNDKLADALRGMDVFDQNLIDKAMIEIDGSENKGNLGANAVLGVSLAVAKAAAQESHQSLFRYIGGVNANTLPIPMMNIVNGGAHADNKIDYQEFMVMPVGAESFSHALRMGTEVFHHLKNVLKKKGYSTNVGDEGGFAPNIGSNEEAIETVLQAIESAGYKPGSDVYIAMDAASSEMYDEKTGLYSFYKSNPDRKFTSDELVAYWADWAAKYPIISIEDGLAENDWDGWKKLTEKLGDKIQLVGDDLFVTNSKFLQKGIDMGVANSILVKVNQIGSLTETINAVTLAQNNGYTSVMSHRSGETEDYTIADLAVALNCGQIKTGSASRSDRIAKYNQLLRIEEELGSTARFLGKNFKFAKK, from the coding sequence ATGAGTTTAATCTTAGATGTTAAAGCAAGGCAGATCCTCGACTCAAGAGGTAATCCTACCGTTGAAGTGGATGTAATCACTGAGAACGGTGTTGTAGGCCGTGCGGCTGTACCTTCCGGTGCTTCTACCGGTATGCACGAAGCTGTAGAACTTCGCGATAATGATAAAAATGTATACATGGGTAAAGGCGTAACTAAAGCTGTTGCCAATGTAAATGATAAACTTGCCGACGCATTGCGTGGTATGGATGTGTTTGATCAAAACCTGATCGACAAAGCCATGATCGAAATCGACGGTTCTGAGAACAAAGGTAATTTAGGTGCAAATGCTGTATTAGGTGTTTCTTTAGCTGTTGCAAAAGCGGCTGCTCAAGAATCTCACCAATCATTGTTCCGTTACATTGGAGGTGTTAATGCTAACACATTGCCAATTCCAATGATGAACATTGTAAACGGTGGTGCGCACGCTGATAACAAAATTGATTACCAAGAATTCATGGTAATGCCTGTTGGTGCGGAGTCTTTCTCTCATGCTTTACGTATGGGTACTGAAGTATTCCACCACTTGAAAAATGTATTAAAGAAAAAAGGTTACTCTACTAACGTAGGTGACGAAGGTGGTTTTGCTCCAAACATCGGTTCAAACGAAGAGGCGATCGAAACTGTATTGCAAGCTATCGAGTCGGCTGGATATAAACCAGGAAGCGATGTTTATATTGCTATGGACGCTGCCAGCTCTGAAATGTACGATGAGAAAACAGGTTTATATAGCTTCTATAAATCAAACCCGGATCGTAAATTTACTAGCGATGAGTTAGTTGCTTACTGGGCTGACTGGGCTGCTAAATATCCAATTATCTCTATCGAAGATGGTTTAGCTGAAAACGATTGGGATGGCTGGAAAAAATTAACTGAGAAGTTAGGTGATAAAATACAGTTGGTAGGTGATGATTTGTTTGTGACTAACTCTAAATTCCTTCAAAAAGGTATTGATATGGGTGTAGCAAATTCAATCTTGGTAAAAGTAAACCAAATTGGTTCTTTAACTGAAACTATTAACGCTGTTACTTTAGCTCAAAATAACGGTTACACTTCAGTAATGAGTCACCGTTCTGGCGAAACAGAAGATTACACCATTGCTGACTTAGCGGTTGCTTTAAACTGTGGTCAAATTAAAACAGGTTCAGCTTCTCGTTCAGACCGGATCGCTAAATACAACCAATTACTTCGTATCGAAGAAGAATTAGGTTCTACTGCACGTTTCTTAGGTAAAAACTTCAAGTTCGCTAAGAAATAA
- a CDS encoding alpha/beta hydrolase, producing MKKVILFLFLFVALTSYAQDRLLLKSPKIPGTDTVLIFKPKHYDYVSRVPVIFLLHGWSGNYNQWNNIMDAQKYADEYNMMIVCPDGFYDCWYLNSPLKPNNQFVDFFYETLLPKVKSSYRIDNDNVFISGLSMGGFGALNIFLEHPEVFKSAGSTSGGVYLPASGDKFGISKLLGGFQTALPTWQEASITTKIEKLKGTDKPIYFDCGTEDFFYQANNQLRAKCDSLKIKATYVTQPGNHNREYWKKSIKQQFEFFKGKM from the coding sequence ATGAAAAAAGTAATTCTATTCCTATTCCTTTTTGTTGCACTTACTTCTTATGCTCAGGACAGGTTATTGCTAAAATCGCCTAAAATTCCTGGCACCGATACTGTATTAATATTTAAGCCTAAGCATTATGATTACGTTTCAAGGGTACCGGTTATATTCCTGCTCCATGGTTGGTCGGGAAATTATAATCAGTGGAATAACATCATGGATGCACAAAAATATGCCGACGAGTATAACATGATGATTGTTTGTCCGGATGGTTTTTACGACTGCTGGTATCTTAACTCTCCTTTAAAACCCAACAACCAGTTTGTTGATTTTTTTTATGAAACCCTTCTCCCTAAAGTAAAATCTTCTTACCGAATTGATAATGACAATGTATTCATCTCCGGATTAAGTATGGGTGGTTTCGGAGCATTAAATATTTTCCTTGAACATCCTGAGGTATTTAAAAGTGCGGGAAGTACAAGTGGAGGCGTTTACCTGCCTGCTTCGGGTGATAAGTTTGGCATCAGCAAATTATTGGGCGGATTTCAAACCGCATTGCCTACCTGGCAGGAGGCTTCTATAACCACCAAAATTGAAAAACTGAAAGGCACCGATAAGCCTATTTACTTTGATTGTGGAACGGAAGATTTCTTTTATCAGGCCAACAATCAGCTTCGTGCAAAATGTGATTCTTTAAAAATAAAAGCCACTTATGTTACCCAGCCTGGAAATCACAACCGCGAGTATTGGAAGAAATCAATTAAACAGCAGTTTGAGTTTTTTAAAGGAAAGATGTAG
- a CDS encoding trimeric intracellular cation channel family protein, giving the protein MSILHLFDILGTIAFAISGALAAMNKRLDIFGVLILAFVTAVGGGTLRDVMIGYTPVAWMRNFTTVLTVFGAYVVILFAKPYVHHFKKTLFFFDSFGLGAFTVTGIAQGLAFGLHPALCVALGTMTGAFGGVLRDMLINEIPHVFRKEIYATACILGGTLFFLLQYFEVSRHLTEIASAVTVVLVRVISIRYKLYLPMIYEREA; this is encoded by the coding sequence ATGTCCATTTTACACCTTTTTGATATTTTAGGAACAATTGCGTTTGCTATTTCCGGTGCTTTGGCGGCCATGAACAAACGTCTGGATATTTTTGGAGTACTTATATTGGCATTCGTGACAGCGGTTGGTGGGGGAACACTGCGGGACGTAATGATTGGTTACACACCTGTTGCCTGGATGCGAAATTTCACCACTGTTTTAACAGTTTTTGGTGCTTATGTGGTGATATTGTTTGCTAAACCATATGTTCATCATTTTAAAAAAACACTCTTCTTTTTCGACTCCTTTGGGTTGGGGGCCTTTACGGTAACCGGAATTGCCCAAGGATTGGCTTTTGGGTTGCATCCGGCCTTGTGTGTAGCACTAGGCACTATGACAGGGGCGTTTGGAGGGGTGTTGAGAGATATGCTGATCAATGAAATTCCACATGTTTTTAGAAAGGAAATTTATGCAACTGCTTGTATTTTAGGAGGTACTTTGTTCTTTCTATTACAGTATTTTGAGGTAAGCCGGCATTTAACTGAAATAGCTTCAGCTGTTACGGTAGTTTTGGTTCGTGTAATTTCCATCAGGTATAAATTATACCTTCCAATGATTTACGAAAGGGAAGCCTGA
- a CDS encoding NAD(P)-dependent oxidoreductase — MILAKGYDAVCIFVNDQLGEKVITELANYKVKAILLRCTGYNNVDLQAAKKHNIAVMRVSHYSPYSVAEYAMTLIMALNRKVYKSYNRIKRGNFELSGLMGFDLFNKTVGVVGTGKIGQVFSAILKGFGCRVIAYDIYPNKQCVENGVTYVSFRPIIRRIRYC; from the coding sequence GTGATTCTTGCAAAAGGCTATGATGCCGTATGCATTTTTGTTAATGATCAGTTGGGTGAAAAAGTTATTACCGAATTGGCAAACTACAAAGTAAAAGCGATTTTGCTGCGATGTACCGGTTATAACAATGTAGATCTGCAAGCTGCCAAAAAACACAATATTGCAGTTATGCGCGTAAGTCATTATTCACCTTATTCGGTTGCAGAATATGCAATGACATTAATAATGGCTTTAAATAGGAAGGTTTATAAATCCTATAACCGCATAAAAAGAGGGAATTTCGAGTTATCCGGACTGATGGGTTTTGATCTGTTTAATAAAACCGTAGGGGTTGTAGGAACAGGAAAAATAGGACAAGTATTCAGCGCTATTTTAAAAGGTTTTGGATGCAGAGTTATTGCATACGACATTTATCCAAACAAGCAATGTGTAGAGAATGGGGTTACTTACGTAAGTTTTAGACCAATTATTCGTCGAATCAGATATTGTTAG
- a CDS encoding metal-dependent hydrolase has product MNSTQLQLLGHASFKVTTPEGRIILVDPWIADNPAIPNDLKTIDKVDLILVTHGHEDHMDPDLPALLEKWNAKVVVNPIVRWYLLGKGVPANRIEAMNLGGTISFFDLKVSMVNAFHIAHIPLSATEIGFPHSTVGFVIKLSDNISIYFAGDTSVFTDMKVIGDIYKPDIAVLPIGDRFTMGPLEAAYAIRLLNVKHVVPFHYGTWPMLAGTPEELKELTNDIADLHIYALKAGEALNTHF; this is encoded by the coding sequence ATGAATTCAACACAATTACAACTACTCGGACACGCATCTTTTAAGGTTACTACTCCTGAAGGAAGAATAATTTTAGTCGACCCATGGATTGCTGATAACCCTGCCATTCCGAACGATCTTAAAACTATTGACAAAGTAGACCTTATCTTGGTAACACATGGTCACGAAGATCACATGGACCCTGATTTACCTGCCTTATTGGAAAAATGGAATGCAAAGGTAGTTGTAAACCCAATTGTAAGATGGTATTTATTGGGCAAAGGTGTACCTGCAAATCGCATTGAAGCAATGAACCTGGGAGGAACTATCTCTTTTTTCGATTTAAAGGTTTCAATGGTTAATGCGTTTCATATTGCTCATATTCCATTAAGCGCAACTGAAATTGGTTTTCCTCATTCAACTGTTGGATTTGTGATTAAACTTTCCGACAATATCAGCATTTACTTTGCCGGAGACACCAGCGTATTTACCGACATGAAGGTAATTGGAGATATCTATAAACCTGATATTGCTGTTCTACCAATTGGAGATCGTTTTACTATGGGCCCACTTGAAGCTGCTTATGCAATCCGTTTATTGAATGTTAAACACGTAGTACCGTTTCATTACGGTACCTGGCCTATGCTCGCAGGTACTCCCGAAGAACTTAAAGAGTTAACCAATGATATTGCCGACCTGCATATCTATGCGTTAAAGGCCGGAGAAGCTTTAAATACACACTTTTAA
- a CDS encoding BamA/TamA family outer membrane protein has translation MKLSLSSFIITFFLFSFILSKPDACFSQKKRLSFRDSLDHAFDVSDWLIDAHGFIPVPYIITEPSLGNFGLAIAPVFLSPKTPYIDSIGGKKRITPVPPDITGGAIFYTLNNTWGAILARSGTWKKKRIKYRLVGGYANVNMDYYRNIPNIGEQTFEFNFKTIPFYGYALKQFRNPHWNAGLQYLFLYTKVKYAGPLPDFVNPDDITSTVSSIGPVFEFDNRDNIFTPNKGFKAHIDTYWSDEIIGSDYSYGRINYFIYAYKTMGSNLIGGLRLDGQQAFGNTPFYLLPYIDMRGIPANRYQGKGDILTEAELRWDFQKRWSLMAFGGTGKAFNSWSDFGDATWAYSFGTGFRYLMARKFGLRMGIDIARGPEKWAYYIVFGSSWLK, from the coding sequence ATGAAATTATCGCTCTCTTCTTTTATAATTACATTTTTCCTATTTTCTTTCATTCTATCTAAACCTGATGCTTGTTTCAGCCAGAAAAAGAGACTATCATTTCGGGATTCGCTTGACCACGCTTTCGATGTAAGTGACTGGCTTATAGACGCACACGGATTTATTCCTGTTCCATACATCATTACCGAACCATCACTCGGTAATTTTGGTTTGGCTATTGCCCCGGTTTTTCTTTCACCTAAAACTCCTTATATCGATTCTATTGGAGGCAAGAAAAGAATTACTCCGGTTCCGCCAGATATTACAGGAGGTGCTATTTTTTATACGCTTAATAATACCTGGGGGGCTATTCTGGCAAGATCGGGAACATGGAAAAAGAAGCGAATAAAATATAGACTGGTTGGAGGGTATGCTAATGTGAACATGGATTATTACCGAAACATTCCCAACATAGGAGAACAAACCTTTGAATTTAACTTTAAAACCATTCCTTTTTACGGTTATGCACTAAAGCAATTCAGAAACCCCCATTGGAATGCAGGATTACAGTACTTATTCCTTTATACGAAAGTAAAGTATGCAGGACCATTGCCTGATTTTGTAAATCCGGACGACATTACAAGTACTGTTTCTTCCATTGGTCCTGTATTTGAATTTGATAACCGTGATAATATTTTCACTCCAAACAAGGGATTTAAAGCCCACATAGACACTTATTGGTCGGATGAAATCATTGGGAGTGATTATAGTTATGGGCGCATTAATTATTTCATTTATGCGTATAAGACTATGGGTTCCAATCTCATTGGCGGTCTTCGTCTTGATGGTCAACAAGCATTCGGCAATACGCCATTTTATTTACTTCCCTACATTGATATGCGTGGTATTCCGGCGAATCGTTACCAAGGTAAAGGAGACATTTTAACCGAAGCTGAGTTACGCTGGGATTTTCAAAAAAGGTGGAGTTTAATGGCATTCGGCGGCACAGGAAAAGCCTTTAATAGCTGGAGTGATTTTGGAGACGCCACTTGGGCGTATAGCTTTGGAACAGGATTCAGGTATTTGATGGCCAGAAAATTTGGATTAAGAATGGGTATTGATATAGCTAGAGGACCTGAAAAATGGGCTTATTACATTGTCTTTGGAAGTTCATGGTTGAAATAA
- a CDS encoding universal stress protein has translation MKTILVPTDFSKSASNALTYAKRLAINHGYKLRLLHIVQTMVDPNMPPEIIDDVLTTQERDAKERNDAIQQELHDAGVETEAVTRRGFLIESEILDELTKGDINLIIMGTKGVTDLVEKLLGSNASSILERATCPVLVVPANIDPEKPLKKIVYTTQFHGEELPYVERIMDFASSVNADATILKINTSDKQEESLINKLNLVSQTLNCKVETHTANSVSEGIINYAKQNDVDLLVMVTHKRTMIEKFFNPSLTKKLAEHINIPLLAYHA, from the coding sequence ATGAAAACCATATTAGTTCCAACCGATTTTTCTAAGTCCGCCTCAAATGCATTGACGTATGCCAAACGATTAGCGATTAATCACGGGTATAAATTAAGGCTGCTACATATTGTGCAAACGATGGTTGATCCTAATATGCCACCTGAGATAATTGATGATGTACTTACCACTCAGGAAAGAGATGCCAAAGAACGCAATGATGCTATTCAACAAGAATTGCACGATGCAGGAGTGGAAACAGAGGCTGTTACACGTCGAGGATTTCTTATTGAAAGTGAAATATTAGATGAGTTAACCAAAGGAGACATCAATCTAATTATCATGGGAACAAAAGGCGTTACAGATTTAGTTGAAAAACTTTTGGGAAGCAATGCTTCATCTATATTAGAGCGTGCAACCTGTCCCGTGTTAGTAGTTCCTGCTAATATTGATCCGGAGAAACCATTGAAGAAAATTGTGTACACCACGCAGTTCCATGGAGAAGAGCTTCCTTATGTTGAGCGTATTATGGATTTTGCAAGTAGCGTAAACGCGGATGCAACGATCCTGAAGATCAATACAAGTGATAAACAAGAAGAGTCACTAATCAATAAGCTTAACCTGGTTTCTCAAACGCTTAACTGCAAAGTTGAAACACATACAGCAAACTCAGTTTCTGAAGGTATCATCAATTATGCAAAACAAAATGATGTTGACCTTTTAGTAATGGTTACGCATAAACGTACGATGATTGAGAAGTTCTTTAATCCTAGTTTAACGAAAAAGCTTGCTGAACATATTAACATTCCTTTGTTAGCATATCATGCATAG
- a CDS encoding NAD(P)-dependent oxidoreductase yields the protein MHCPLTEENKHIINEQTIASMKQGVMLINTSRGGLIDTKAVINALKTGKIGSLGIDVYEEEAELFFKNLSDKIIQDDVFARLLTFPNVLISGHQAFFTVNALNDIANAPLQNASDAENALSNENSLS from the coding sequence TTGCATTGTCCCTTAACGGAAGAAAATAAGCATATCATCAACGAGCAAACAATTGCGTCGATGAAACAAGGTGTTATGCTTATCAATACAAGCCGGGGAGGACTAATTGATACTAAAGCGGTAATAAATGCTTTAAAGACCGGTAAAATAGGTTCCTTGGGAATTGACGTTTATGAAGAAGAAGCAGAATTGTTCTTTAAAAATCTCTCAGATAAAATTATTCAGGATGATGTTTTTGCAAGACTATTAACCTTTCCAAATGTGTTAATCTCCGGCCATCAGGCATTCTTTACTGTAAATGCATTAAACGATATTGCCAATGCTCCATTACAAAATGCAAGCGACGCTGAAAATGCCCTGTCTAATGAAAATTCCTTATCGTAA
- the fabG gene encoding 3-oxoacyl-[acyl-carrier-protein] reductase: protein MKLLEGKVALITGASKGIGRKIAELYAKNGAQVAFTYLSSVEKGQALEQELQQFGTKVKGYRSDASDYAAAEQLINDIVAEFGKIDIVVNNAGITKDGLLMRMTEEQWDEVLRVNLKSIFNVTKAASKPMMKQRYGVFVNMSSIVGLQGNAGQANYAASKAGIIGFTKSIAKELGSRNIRANVVCPGFIKTEMTEVLPAEQVAKWSESIPLKRMGETEDVANLAVFLGSEMSAYITGQSIAVCGGMES, encoded by the coding sequence ATGAAACTTCTTGAAGGAAAAGTAGCCCTGATCACTGGTGCATCTAAAGGAATCGGTCGTAAGATCGCTGAATTATATGCAAAGAATGGTGCGCAAGTGGCTTTCACTTATTTATCATCTGTTGAAAAAGGACAGGCTTTAGAGCAAGAATTACAACAGTTCGGTACTAAGGTTAAAGGTTACCGCTCGGATGCTTCTGATTATGCTGCTGCTGAGCAACTAATCAATGATATTGTAGCTGAATTTGGTAAAATCGATATCGTAGTTAATAACGCCGGTATTACTAAAGATGGCTTATTGATGCGTATGACTGAAGAGCAATGGGATGAGGTTTTACGTGTTAACTTAAAGTCAATCTTTAACGTTACTAAAGCTGCATCAAAACCAATGATGAAACAGCGTTATGGTGTGTTTGTAAACATGAGCTCTATTGTTGGTTTACAGGGTAACGCCGGACAAGCAAACTATGCTGCCTCTAAAGCTGGTATTATTGGTTTTACCAAATCAATTGCTAAGGAATTAGGTTCGCGTAATATTCGTGCAAACGTAGTTTGTCCAGGTTTTATTAAAACTGAAATGACCGAAGTATTGCCTGCTGAGCAAGTAGCAAAATGGTCAGAGTCGATCCCATTAAAACGTATGGGCGAAACTGAAGACGTTGCCAATTTAGCTGTTTTCTTAGGTTCAGAAATGAGTGCTTATATCACCGGACAGTCAATTGCTGTTTGTGGTGGTATGGAGTCGTAA
- a CDS encoding nuclear transport factor 2 family protein: MTEREQLIELSNKLFIYTDYKEWQKLKEEVFVEGDIFIDMTSTGAGTAAKMTVDMVCSLWNVGFEGIDAVHHQSGNFLVTLNNNEAAIYCYAIASHYKAAATEGKTREFVGSYNIGCEKTAAGWRINSFKYNLKYINGNIDFK, from the coding sequence ATGACTGAAAGAGAACAACTAATTGAACTTAGCAACAAACTCTTTATCTACACTGATTATAAAGAGTGGCAAAAATTGAAAGAAGAGGTCTTCGTTGAAGGAGACATCTTTATTGATATGACTTCAACAGGCGCAGGTACTGCTGCAAAAATGACTGTTGATATGGTCTGTAGCTTATGGAATGTAGGCTTTGAGGGCATTGATGCTGTTCATCATCAATCAGGAAACTTTTTGGTAACCCTAAATAATAATGAGGCGGCGATTTACTGTTATGCTATTGCCTCTCATTACAAAGCTGCAGCTACCGAAGGCAAAACCAGAGAGTTTGTTGGAAGCTATAATATAGGTTGTGAAAAAACAGCAGCCGGATGGCGCATCAATAGCTTTAAGTATAATTTGAAGTATATAAATGGGAACATTGATTTCAAATAA
- a CDS encoding FtsB family cell division protein, with protein MIQKLVSIVKNKYYLTLVVFFVWMMFLDRNDFTSQYEYRQKLSQIHKDQQYYKEEIIKVKKDLKELSTDPEQLEKFAREKYLMKRDGEDIFVIVPEEEK; from the coding sequence ATGATACAGAAACTTGTCTCCATCGTAAAAAATAAATATTACTTAACACTAGTTGTTTTTTTTGTTTGGATGATGTTTTTGGACAGAAATGACTTTACGTCCCAATATGAATACCGTCAGAAATTAAGTCAGATTCATAAAGATCAACAGTATTACAAAGAAGAGATTATTAAAGTTAAAAAAGATCTAAAAGAACTCTCTACTGATCCTGAACAACTGGAGAAATTTGCACGTGAAAAGTACCTTATGAAAAGAGATGGCGAAGATATTTTCGTGATCGTTCCTGAAGAAGAAAAATAA